Proteins from a genomic interval of Methanobacteriaceae archaeon:
- a CDS encoding class II aldolase/adducin family protein: MSGKNLVESVIDASNYIFNRKLVSGKAGNVSARFKDHKMDIVAITPTGISLADVNQETVVLVDLNGNSLSRGNPSSEILLHLEIYKNRPDIMGIVHTHSPYATGFSFSDEKIRRLEGFGKIKKPYLEELEYKKPGSTELAQETAEKMIDEDVIILKNHGVVASGINVKEAASLAEFVEEIAKTQFVSHILNINNK; this comes from the coding sequence ATGAGTGGAAAAAATCTGGTAGAATCTGTAATAGACGCTTCAAATTATATTTTTAACAGAAAACTTGTCTCAGGTAAGGCAGGAAACGTTAGTGCTAGATTTAAAGACCATAAAATGGATATTGTAGCTATAACACCCACTGGCATTTCATTAGCAGATGTTAATCAGGAAACTGTGGTTTTAGTTGATTTAAATGGTAATTCTCTATCCCGAGGAAATCCTTCTTCTGAAATTTTATTACATTTAGAAATTTATAAAAATAGGCCAGACATTATGGGAATTGTGCACACCCATTCTCCGTATGCAACTGGTTTCTCATTTTCGGATGAAAAAATAAGAAGATTAGAAGGTTTTGGTAAAATTAAAAAGCCATATTTAGAAGAATTGGAATATAAAAAGCCAGGCAGTACAGAACTTGCTCAGGAAACCGCTGAAAAGATGATAGATGAAGATGTAATCATATTAAAAAATCACGGAGTAGTAGCTAGTGGGATTAATGTAAAAGAAGCAGCTTCACTGGCAGAATTTGTAGAAGAAATAGCAAAAACCCAGTTTGTATCCCATATTCTCAATATAAATAATAAATAA
- a CDS encoding UPF0147 family protein has protein sequence MSKDAFNRVSDILKHITEDTSVPRNIRRAAEESNEILNNEGEDSTVRASTVISILDEISNDPNIPIHARTLIWEILSELESIRN, from the coding sequence ATGAGTAAGGATGCATTTAATCGCGTTTCTGATATTTTAAAACATATAACTGAAGATACTAGCGTTCCACGTAATATACGCAGGGCTGCAGAAGAATCAAATGAAATATTGAATAATGAAGGGGAAGACTCTACCGTAAGAGCAAGTACTGTGATTTCAATTCTCGATGAGATTAGTAACGACCCAAATATACCAATTCATGCTAGAACATTAATTTGGGAAATTCTAAGTGAATTAGAATCAATTCGGAACTAA
- a CDS encoding cobalt-precorrin 5A hydrolase: MKIAILSVSKHGKELANKLKINLEQDSTIIQVQIFHKNAKNNLIKVFNDFDAIIGVMALGIMVRISCGLISNKITDPAIIVIDDCGNNVISLLSGHLGGANNLTIKIADLIDSNPVITTSTDIHGFVGIDEMARKLHWEIMDPKLILNFNSFILKGEKIGLFSNKNIDYLLYDPKISKTYQYSSGMDLKDNFNISNQISNNFQENDILAVNCSEKPYDVDLNSNDSNLKNDLNKSILNEDKNINNSVFLILRPKKLVIGIGSRKGVSKDQVIISIKKAAEILNLPVNRFDLVATAEIKQNEKGILEASDELNIPLKIVKMDQIKEFESEQMHPSEFVENTFGVKGVCEPAALLIAGNNSKLIFKKTSFNGVTIAVAVSDN, from the coding sequence ATGAAAATAGCAATATTATCTGTTAGTAAACATGGTAAAGAGCTGGCCAATAAGCTTAAAATAAATCTAGAACAAGATTCTACCATAATCCAGGTTCAAATATTCCATAAGAATGCTAAGAACAATCTAATTAAAGTATTTAATGATTTTGACGCAATTATAGGTGTTATGGCTTTAGGTATCATGGTCAGAATTTCTTGTGGATTAATTTCAAATAAAATTACAGATCCTGCTATCATTGTAATTGATGATTGTGGAAATAATGTTATTAGCCTATTGTCCGGCCATTTAGGCGGTGCCAATAATTTAACTATTAAAATAGCTGATTTAATAGATTCTAATCCAGTTATAACCACTTCAACAGATATTCATGGTTTTGTAGGAATTGATGAAATGGCCCGGAAACTTCACTGGGAAATTATGGATCCTAAATTAATTCTTAATTTTAATTCTTTTATTTTAAAAGGAGAAAAAATTGGCTTATTTTCTAATAAAAATATAGATTATTTGTTATATGATCCAAAAATTAGTAAAACATATCAATATTCATCTGGAATGGATTTAAAAGATAATTTCAATATATCTAATCAAATATCTAATAATTTTCAAGAAAATGATATTTTAGCAGTTAATTGCTCTGAAAAACCATATGATGTGGATTTAAATTCAAATGATTCTAATTTAAAAAACGATTTAAATAAAAGCATTTTAAATGAAGATAAAAATATTAATAACTCTGTTTTTTTGATTTTAAGGCCTAAAAAATTAGTAATCGGTATTGGAAGCCGAAAAGGAGTTTCTAAAGATCAAGTAATAATTTCCATAAAAAAAGCTGCTGAAATATTAAACTTGCCTGTGAATAGATTTGATTTAGTGGCCACGGCTGAAATTAAACAAAATGAAAAAGGAATTTTAGAAGCATCTGATGAGTTAAATATTCCTTTGAAAATTGTTAAAATGGATCAAATAAAAGAATTCGAATCAGAACAGATGCATCCTTCAGAGTTTGTAGAAAATACTTTTGGAGTAAAAGGAGTATGTGAACCTGCAGCTCTTTTAATAGCGGGTAATAATTCCAAATTAATATTTAAAAAGACCTCATTCAATGGTGTTACTATTGCAGTTGCAGTTTCTGATAATTAA
- a CDS encoding cobalamin biosynthesis protein, with amino-acid sequence MDTLIFMIIALAVFIDLLMGELPSKIHPVVWIGQSIYFLKQYLIKIKSKWSGFILTFVLTVFFALSTIIILYYTSFNYIIYILISGILLSTTFSIKMLIESSKDVATNLSLNSEKARQKVSYLVSRDTKNLEDSQLISATIESLTENITDSITSPILFAFIFGVPGAMFFRIVNTLDAMVGYKNEENALIGWFPAKLDDILNYIPARVTGLIIVIAAFILRMNWRNSFRIMMRDARNSPSPNSGFTMAAAAGALEIQLEKPNVYLIGDNKKNLNIETIHAAIKLTKMAVFLFLIISISFFALIYYLISIYLICSENNILFKIFY; translated from the coding sequence ATGGATACTTTAATTTTCATGATAATAGCTTTAGCAGTTTTCATAGACCTTTTAATGGGCGAACTCCCTTCAAAAATACATCCTGTAGTGTGGATAGGCCAATCAATTTATTTTTTAAAGCAGTATTTAATTAAAATAAAAAGTAAATGGTCTGGTTTCATATTAACATTTGTATTAACTGTTTTTTTTGCTTTATCAACTATAATAATTCTTTATTATACATCATTTAATTATATAATTTATATTTTGATTTCGGGAATTTTGTTATCTACTACTTTCTCTATAAAAATGCTTATTGAATCTTCAAAAGATGTTGCAACTAATTTATCCTTAAATTCAGAAAAAGCCAGACAAAAAGTTTCTTATCTTGTAAGTCGAGACACTAAAAATTTAGAAGATTCTCAACTGATATCCGCTACAATTGAAAGTTTAACGGAAAATATAACTGATTCTATCACCTCACCTATTTTGTTTGCATTTATATTTGGAGTACCTGGTGCAATGTTTTTCAGAATTGTAAATACTTTAGATGCTATGGTTGGATATAAAAATGAAGAAAATGCACTTATTGGTTGGTTTCCGGCTAAATTAGATGATATTCTTAATTATATTCCAGCAAGAGTCACGGGTTTAATAATTGTCATTGCTGCATTTATTTTAAGAATGAATTGGAGAAATAGTTTCAGAATAATGATGCGAGATGCTAGAAATTCTCCAAGCCCTAATTCTGGTTTTACAATGGCTGCTGCAGCTGGAGCACTGGAAATACAATTAGAAAAACCAAATGTATATTTAATTGGAGATAATAAAAAAAATCTAAACATTGAAACAATTCATGCTGCCATAAAACTTACTAAAATGGCTGTGTTTTTATTTTTAATTATTTCAATAAGTTTTTTTGCTTTAATATATTACCTAATATCAATTTATTTAATTTGTAGTGAAAATAATATACTGTTCAAAATATTTTATTAA
- a CDS encoding DUF2299 family protein, with protein MADIQDKVQKWLADEGYFRQKVPDENSNFHFIINYPEGHVIDVIQPKGKDDMVVIGCATNVSPEHLSLIKKMSSDEKEEFIWEFRFALNGLMVDFQIQHPENVLQSYVVSSEIYEDGLTKDRLISSVKSIFRAKLQGLWKIQQKFGEVEKESGHPDGMYV; from the coding sequence ATGGCAGATATTCAAGATAAAGTACAAAAATGGCTCGCTGATGAAGGTTATTTCAGACAAAAAGTTCCTGATGAAAATTCAAACTTTCACTTTATTATAAATTACCCTGAAGGTCATGTAATTGATGTTATTCAGCCAAAAGGGAAAGATGATATGGTAGTTATTGGCTGTGCAACTAATGTAAGTCCAGAACACTTAAGTCTAATAAAAAAAATGAGTTCAGATGAAAAAGAAGAATTCATATGGGAATTTAGATTTGCTCTTAATGGTTTAATGGTTGATTTTCAAATTCAACATCCTGAAAATGTTTTACAAAGTTATGTAGTAAGTTCTGAAATTTATGAAGATGGTTTAACCAAGGATAGATTAATTTCAAGTGTAAAAAGTATTTTTAGAGCTAAACTTCAGGGCTTATGGAAGATCCAGCAAAAGTTTGGTGAAGTAGAGAAAGAATCTGGTCATCCAGATGGTATGTACGTTTAA
- a CDS encoding orc1/cdc6 family replication initiation protein has product MNIFDELGDKQTVFQDKKFLDHRFLPDKLPHREDQIKSIAKYWIEALKEVTPPDITIYGKTGTGKTAVAKFAMKQLKEAAKEQDINIKTEYIRCTDYTTEYQVIARLCQQMGRDVPYRGWTKAEVINTFRNLFKKNAFGKDLILLVVLDEIDILLRNDGDGLLYTLTRTDNVAILSISNYVDFKKFIKPRVRSSLRDREIVFPPYGAQQLVDILEERSNLSFNGESLKDDVIPLCAALAAKEEGDARYALDLLRTSGELADEKDSELVLGEYVREAKDYIEHNKVTDIIMTLPSQQQRVLESILYLTKRKEEITSGRLYEVYKDIARGDTVSYRRIFDFINELEMLGLISTNTVSRGRAKGRTNIIDLQCDTAVLEEAIWGM; this is encoded by the coding sequence ATGAATATATTTGATGAGTTAGGGGATAAACAAACAGTTTTTCAAGATAAAAAGTTTTTAGATCACAGATTTTTACCAGACAAACTTCCGCATAGGGAAGACCAGATAAAATCTATAGCTAAATATTGGATAGAGGCCTTAAAAGAAGTTACTCCTCCAGATATTACTATTTATGGAAAAACAGGAACTGGAAAAACAGCTGTAGCTAAATTTGCAATGAAACAACTCAAAGAGGCGGCTAAAGAACAAGATATTAATATTAAAACAGAATACATTCGATGCACTGATTATACAACTGAATATCAAGTTATTGCTCGTTTATGTCAACAAATGGGGCGTGATGTTCCTTATAGAGGATGGACCAAAGCTGAAGTTATAAATACTTTTAGAAATTTATTTAAAAAGAATGCTTTTGGTAAAGACTTGATTTTATTAGTTGTATTGGATGAAATAGATATTCTTCTTAGAAACGATGGTGATGGACTTCTTTACACACTTACTCGTACTGATAATGTAGCAATATTATCCATTAGTAATTATGTTGATTTTAAAAAATTTATAAAACCTCGTGTTCGAAGTAGTTTAAGGGATAGAGAAATTGTATTCCCACCCTATGGTGCTCAACAACTTGTAGATATCCTTGAAGAACGTTCTAATTTGTCTTTTAATGGAGAATCACTTAAAGATGATGTAATACCATTGTGTGCTGCACTGGCTGCTAAGGAAGAAGGAGATGCTAGATATGCTTTAGATCTTTTAAGAACATCTGGTGAGTTGGCTGATGAAAAAGATTCAGAACTTGTTCTTGGTGAGTACGTAAGGGAAGCAAAAGATTATATTGAACATAATAAAGTCACTGACATCATAATGACTTTACCAAGTCAGCAACAACGTGTTTTGGAGTCAATACTTTATCTAACTAAAAGAAAAGAAGAAATAACTTCTGGGAGACTTTATGAGGTTTATAAAGACATTGCTCGTGGAGACACGGTTTCTTACAGAAGAATTTTTGACTTTATAAATGAATTAGAGATGTTAGGTCTAATTTCAACCAATACAGTTTCTAGAGGACGTGCAAAAGGAAGAACTAATATAATTGATCTTCAATGTGATACTGCAGTTCTTGAAGAGGCTATTTGGGGAATGTAG
- the pyrB gene encoding aspartate carbamoyltransferase yields the protein MSFSLKNIISIKDFSKDDINFILKQAEKLEPVARSQEMSQNMGGKILGMMFYEPSTRTRLSFETSMKRLGGGVIGFAETGASSVTKGENLADTARMVAEYADALVIRHNLEGAARYVSDIVDVPIINAGDGAGQHPTQTLLDLYTMKRVFGKIKGLNVALIGDLKYGRTVHSLSYALGMFGAKMSFVSPPELKMPQETLHDLKGAKAVTRETDNIHDVLDEVDVLYVTRIQKERFPDPEEYSRIKGAYLINSELLNGKDLIVMHPLPRVDEISPDVDDTKYGKYFEQAFYGVPVRMAILNALIKSF from the coding sequence ATGTCCTTTTCACTTAAAAATATTATTTCTATTAAAGATTTTAGTAAAGATGACATAAATTTCATTTTAAAGCAGGCTGAAAAGCTAGAACCCGTGGCCCGGTCTCAGGAAATGTCTCAAAATATGGGGGGTAAAATCCTGGGAATGATGTTTTATGAACCATCCACCAGAACTCGATTATCATTTGAAACATCAATGAAAAGATTAGGTGGTGGAGTAATAGGTTTTGCAGAAACTGGGGCTAGTTCTGTCACAAAAGGAGAAAATTTAGCTGATACTGCTCGTATGGTTGCAGAATATGCTGATGCATTAGTAATAAGACATAATTTAGAAGGTGCAGCACGCTATGTTTCAGATATAGTAGATGTTCCTATTATTAATGCAGGAGATGGTGCAGGTCAGCATCCTACACAAACTTTGCTGGATCTTTATACTATGAAAAGAGTTTTTGGGAAAATAAAAGGCCTCAATGTAGCTTTAATTGGCGATTTAAAATATGGGAGAACTGTGCACTCTCTTTCTTATGCTTTAGGAATGTTCGGGGCAAAAATGAGTTTTGTTTCTCCACCCGAACTTAAAATGCCACAAGAAACTCTTCATGATTTGAAAGGGGCTAAAGCAGTAACCAGAGAAACAGATAATATTCATGATGTTTTAGATGAAGTAGATGTATTATATGTTACTAGAATACAAAAAGAAAGATTCCCAGATCCAGAAGAGTATTCAAGAATTAAAGGAGCTTATCTTATCAATTCTGAACTTTTAAATGGAAAAGATTTGATTGTAATGCATCCATTGCCCAGGGTTGATGAAATATCACCTGATGTTGATGATACCAAATATGGAAAATATTTTGAACAGGCATTTTATGGCGTTCCAGTGCGTATGGCCATTTTAAATGCCTTAATAAAGTCATTTTAG
- a CDS encoding choice-of-anchor L domain-containing protein gives MKKYLMGLLVLIFFLLGPCSASSPQEVSDAIVTPDSQQYITEAGSKSGNNTQFQVYTQNLQGFPTNGSSFVVISSGNASGINGTPSGRSLYVGSGNSSTNGQYSNRNNFSYDIANVFFKIKLPKGAKTLSFDWKFATAENGTEKLFYQDWARVVINYAGQTYNILLLPDGKAVDVNSTIPYSNTVFGNFTPNDVKYGYVTGTTTPGVYHVTFDVSQWAGKEIELDFWVADENDGVVDSALFIDNLHISVEEPSKNFSTNVNAETLPMQKTGVPIGVLIVGLLSTLSGIIYSKKQ, from the coding sequence TTGAAAAAATATTTAATGGGCTTGTTGGTCCTAATATTTTTCCTTTTAGGGCCTTGTTCTGCATCTAGTCCTCAAGAAGTTTCGGATGCCATAGTTACTCCTGATAGTCAGCAATACATAACTGAAGCTGGAAGTAAAAGTGGTAATAATACTCAATTTCAGGTCTATACTCAGAATTTACAAGGCTTTCCAACTAATGGATCTAGTTTTGTAGTTATAAGTTCTGGAAACGCATCTGGAATAAATGGAACTCCTTCAGGCAGATCTTTGTATGTGGGGAGTGGAAATTCCAGTACTAATGGCCAGTACAGTAATCGAAACAACTTTTCCTATGATATTGCCAATGTTTTTTTTAAAATTAAATTACCTAAAGGCGCTAAAACTCTCAGTTTTGACTGGAAATTTGCTACAGCAGAAAATGGGACTGAAAAACTATTTTACCAGGACTGGGCTCGAGTAGTGATAAACTACGCTGGTCAAACTTATAATATTCTATTATTGCCTGATGGAAAAGCAGTAGATGTAAACAGCACAATACCATACTCAAACACAGTATTTGGTAATTTTACACCTAATGATGTTAAGTATGGTTATGTAACTGGTACAACAACTCCTGGTGTTTACCATGTTACCTTTGATGTGTCTCAATGGGCTGGTAAGGAAATAGAATTGGATTTTTGGGTAGCTGACGAGAATGATGGAGTAGTAGACAGTGCTTTATTCATTGATAACCTCCATATATCTGTAGAAGAGCCATCTAAAAATTTTAGTACTAATGTAAATGCTGAAACACTTCCTATGCAAAAAACAGGAGTTCCTATAGGAGTATTAATTGTAGGATTACTAAGTACGCTGTCTGGAATCATTTACAGTAAAAAACAGTAA
- a CDS encoding tRNA (adenine-N1)-methyltransferase: protein MLILIDERGKKYILNLEQDFQNDLGIIKKEDLQDCIPGDTLETHMGKHIKVVKADVNDLIELMQRRCSILLPKDIGIVISYTGLGCGDRVVDAGTGAGAIALHFANVVGNEGKVYSYEIREDFAQIAQSNIDQFQLKNVEIKNKDIKEGIDEENVDLVFLDLPKPYELLESVYESLKTGGWLAVYAPYIEQVQILHKISKKVGFSEINTIECILREIEVKVKGTRPKTRMVGHTGYLSFSRKL, encoded by the coding sequence TTGCTTATTTTAATAGATGAAAGAGGGAAGAAATACATACTTAATTTAGAACAGGATTTTCAGAATGATTTAGGAATAATAAAAAAAGAAGATCTTCAAGATTGTATTCCAGGAGATACTCTAGAAACCCATATGGGAAAACATATCAAAGTAGTTAAGGCCGATGTAAATGATTTAATTGAACTCATGCAACGCAGATGTTCTATTTTACTTCCTAAAGATATAGGGATAGTGATTTCATACACTGGTTTAGGCTGTGGAGATCGTGTAGTAGATGCCGGTACTGGTGCCGGGGCCATAGCTCTTCATTTTGCTAATGTAGTAGGAAATGAGGGAAAAGTTTATAGTTATGAAATTAGAGAGGATTTTGCTCAAATAGCTCAGTCCAATATTGACCAATTTCAATTAAAAAATGTTGAAATTAAAAATAAAGATATTAAAGAGGGTATTGATGAGGAAAATGTTGATTTAGTATTTTTAGATCTTCCAAAGCCATATGAATTACTGGAATCAGTATATGAAAGCTTAAAAACAGGTGGTTGGCTGGCAGTATATGCACCATATATAGAACAAGTACAAATTCTTCATAAAATCTCTAAAAAAGTTGGATTTTCTGAAATAAATACTATTGAATGTATTTTAAGAGAAATTGAGGTTAAAGTTAAAGGAACTAGGCCAAAAACTCGTATGGTTGGTCATACAGGCTATTTAAGTTTTTCTAGGAAGTTATAA
- a CDS encoding DEAD/DEAH box helicase produces the protein MEKYISHFLVHPNKVEARLYQQLLAADVLKKGNTMIVAPTALGKTIVAALVAADRLEKIPNSKVLVVAPSKPLVVQHEESFREFLTVSSTSITGAIKPEERTKRWDESQIICATPQTVESDLINNRYSLKDVSLMVFDECHRGVGSYAYVYLASRYLPDAQNPLILGLTASPGSDKDKIKCVCENLFIQEVIIKNEEDPDVSPYFNPIEVEWVSVEMGEEQKRIKEHLNKALKQRLKLLKSMEVLPTISVGKKDLLMARGKVQNRIARSTTPPKECFRAISLIAASINVQHALELLETQGISTLQHYFIRLGKKNTKAAKGLIVDADFAPAMILTKKAYEMGVEHPKLNKLIKILQKELKNKSKVIVFTQYRDTLEQIYQCCEKENINAVKFFGQGKSNGEKGLTQKEQKKIIKSFRIGTYDVLLSTSVAEEGIDIPAVDLVVLYEPVPSEIRMIQRRGRTGRKNTGKMKVLITKGTRDEGYYWSSIHKEKKMKEQLGDASALSNLKIKPFHGNSASLSSLQTDENDNTKNNSKITNLELEKTEALDNNGNDGNIEDLPPKIPLKSTQSLKPLIYADSREGNSRVLRELTKLGVDIEIKTMAVADYQITDEVGIERKTASDFISSIADKRLYKQAKEMVEEFKKPVLILEGDNLYSGFMNPNAIRGALSAIAVDFGIPIIPTRSSDDTAAMIRRIAIREQGQNRPPVQVRTEKKPLTFLEQQLFIVESLPNVGPVNARKLLEEFGSIKKIINATEDDLQKVDGIGKKIAKTIKKVVEGELKRIKVTEEKKLID, from the coding sequence ATGGAAAAGTATATCAGCCATTTCCTTGTCCATCCTAACAAGGTTGAGGCCCGTCTTTATCAGCAGTTACTGGCTGCAGATGTTTTAAAAAAAGGGAATACTATGATAGTGGCCCCCACAGCCCTAGGGAAAACTATTGTGGCCGCTTTAGTGGCCGCGGATAGGCTGGAAAAGATCCCTAACTCCAAAGTACTGGTAGTGGCACCTAGTAAACCACTGGTAGTCCAGCATGAGGAAAGCTTCCGGGAGTTCTTAACTGTTAGCTCCACATCCATTACAGGAGCCATAAAACCCGAAGAAAGGACGAAAAGATGGGATGAATCTCAAATAATCTGTGCAACACCACAAACAGTAGAATCCGACCTTATTAATAATCGATACTCCTTAAAAGATGTTTCTTTAATGGTATTTGACGAGTGCCATCGGGGTGTGGGATCATATGCATATGTATACTTGGCCTCTCGCTATTTACCTGATGCACAAAATCCCTTGATTTTAGGTTTAACCGCGTCTCCGGGTTCTGATAAAGATAAAATAAAATGTGTTTGTGAAAATCTCTTCATTCAGGAAGTAATTATTAAAAATGAAGAAGATCCTGATGTATCTCCTTATTTCAACCCCATTGAAGTGGAATGGGTAAGTGTGGAAATGGGAGAAGAGCAAAAAAGGATAAAAGAACATTTAAATAAAGCTCTTAAACAGCGTTTAAAATTACTCAAGAGTATGGAAGTACTGCCTACCATTTCAGTCGGCAAAAAAGATCTATTAATGGCCCGTGGAAAAGTTCAAAACCGTATTGCTCGTAGTACTACTCCACCCAAAGAGTGTTTCCGGGCCATTTCATTGATTGCTGCCTCCATAAATGTGCAACATGCGCTAGAACTTTTGGAAACCCAGGGAATTAGTACCTTACAGCATTATTTCATCAGGCTGGGGAAAAAGAATACTAAAGCTGCCAAAGGATTAATTGTGGATGCAGATTTTGCTCCGGCCATGATTCTCACCAAAAAAGCATATGAAATGGGAGTAGAACATCCTAAATTAAATAAACTTATAAAAATTCTTCAAAAGGAACTAAAAAATAAATCAAAGGTAATTGTATTTACCCAATATCGTGATACACTAGAACAGATTTACCAATGTTGCGAAAAAGAAAATATTAATGCTGTTAAATTCTTTGGACAGGGAAAAAGTAATGGTGAGAAGGGTCTCACTCAAAAAGAGCAAAAAAAAATCATTAAATCTTTTAGAATAGGCACCTATGATGTTTTACTATCAACCAGTGTGGCCGAAGAAGGTATTGACATACCTGCAGTAGATCTAGTGGTGCTTTATGAACCTGTTCCTTCAGAAATTAGAATGATACAACGAAGGGGACGTACTGGAAGGAAAAATACTGGTAAAATGAAAGTTCTTATTACCAAAGGGACTAGGGACGAAGGATATTACTGGTCAAGTATTCATAAAGAGAAAAAAATGAAGGAACAATTAGGAGATGCTTCAGCTTTAAGCAATCTAAAAATAAAACCTTTCCATGGAAATTCTGCTTCATTGAGTTCATTGCAAACTGACGAAAATGATAATACTAAAAATAATTCTAAGATCACAAATTTAGAACTAGAAAAAACTGAAGCCTTAGATAATAATGGAAATGATGGAAATATTGAAGATCTTCCTCCTAAAATACCTTTAAAATCCACTCAATCTCTTAAACCGTTAATATATGCTGATTCTAGAGAAGGAAATTCACGTGTTTTAAGAGAATTGACAAAATTAGGTGTGGATATTGAAATTAAAACTATGGCTGTGGCAGATTATCAAATAACAGATGAGGTAGGAATAGAGAGAAAAACTGCCTCCGATTTTATAAGTTCTATTGCAGATAAAAGATTATATAAACAGGCCAAAGAGATGGTGGAAGAATTTAAAAAGCCTGTACTCATATTAGAAGGGGATAACCTTTATTCTGGATTTATGAATCCCAATGCTATTCGGGGAGCTTTATCAGCTATAGCTGTTGATTTTGGAATACCAATAATTCCCACTCGTTCTTCGGATGATACTGCTGCTATGATAAGGCGTATTGCTATTAGGGAACAGGGCCAAAACAGACCACCAGTTCAAGTACGAACAGAAAAAAAACCATTAACATTTTTAGAACAACAACTTTTTATTGTGGAATCCTTACCTAATGTAGGGCCAGTTAATGCCCGTAAACTTCTTGAAGAATTTGGCTCTATAAAAAAAATAATCAATGCCACGGAAGATGATCTTCAGAAAGTAGATGGGATTGGGAAAAAAATTGCAAAAACCATTAAAAAAGTTGTTGAGGGAGAGCTAAAAAGAATCAAAGTTACTGAAGAAAAGAAACTCATTGATTAG
- a CDS encoding aconitase X catalytic domain-containing protein, translating to MHLTKKEEKMCQGEYGETIRKSMEILVALGDIYEAEKLVNITSAQVSGVSYKTIGDAGLEYLEDLAQDPQARTKIPSTLNPAGVDLDQWEELGFSPEFTTRQKRIVEAYGKMDVMTTCTCTPYLIGNVPLQGSHIAWSESSAVAYGNSVLGAKTNREGGPGALAAAICGKTPAYGYHLEENRKTNLIVDVQCELKGADYGALGYLVGQKVGDGIPYFKMSNRPLVDNLKGMGAALASSGAVALYHIENITPEYQNAALEDANDNITVGREEIQEVREKLSTSSEKADLICLGCPHASLDEIRDIAETLHGKKLKNKLWLCTSINMKAAAERMGYTKMIENAGGKLVCDTCMVVSPIEELGFEVIGVDSAKAANYVPSMCGLEVVFDDFKNLIVEK from the coding sequence ATGCACCTTACCAAAAAAGAAGAAAAAATGTGCCAGGGAGAGTATGGAGAAACCATTAGAAAAAGTATGGAAATTCTAGTGGCCCTAGGCGACATATATGAAGCTGAAAAACTGGTGAATATCACCTCGGCCCAGGTTTCAGGGGTTTCCTACAAAACTATTGGTGATGCTGGGCTAGAGTATCTAGAAGATCTGGCCCAAGATCCTCAGGCCCGTACCAAAATCCCATCCACATTGAATCCTGCTGGAGTAGACCTTGATCAATGGGAAGAGTTAGGATTTTCACCTGAATTCACCACCAGACAGAAGAGAATCGTGGAAGCCTATGGAAAAATGGATGTTATGACTACCTGTACTTGTACACCATACCTTATTGGAAACGTGCCTCTGCAGGGATCACATATCGCCTGGTCAGAATCATCGGCCGTGGCCTATGGAAATTCTGTTCTAGGAGCTAAAACCAATCGGGAAGGAGGGCCTGGAGCCCTGGCCGCAGCCATATGTGGAAAAACACCTGCTTATGGTTATCATCTGGAAGAAAATCGTAAGACCAACTTGATAGTAGATGTGCAGTGTGAACTTAAGGGAGCAGATTACGGTGCTTTAGGATATTTAGTAGGTCAAAAAGTAGGTGATGGAATACCTTACTTTAAAATGAGCAATAGGCCCTTAGTTGATAATCTTAAAGGAATGGGTGCTGCTTTGGCATCTTCAGGAGCAGTAGCTTTGTACCATATAGAAAATATTACTCCAGAATATCAAAATGCTGCTCTTGAAGACGCTAATGATAATATAACCGTTGGTCGTGAAGAAATACAAGAAGTTCGGGAAAAACTTTCCACCAGCAGCGAAAAAGCCGATTTAATATGTTTAGGGTGTCCGCACGCCTCTTTGGACGAGATAAGAGATATAGCAGAGACTTTACATGGTAAAAAATTGAAAAATAAACTCTGGTTATGTACATCTATTAATATGAAGGCTGCAGCTGAGAGAATGGGTTATACCAAAATGATTGAGAATGCAGGAGGTAAACTGGTCTGTGACACTTGTATGGTAGTTTCTCCCATAGAAGAGCTTGGATTTGAAGTAATTGGAGTTGATTCAGCAAAAGCAGCTAATTATGTGCCCAGTATGTGTGGCTTAGAGGTAGTATTTGATGATTTCAAGAATTTGATTGTTGAAAAGTAG